Proteins encoded within one genomic window of Arachis ipaensis cultivar K30076 chromosome B08, Araip1.1, whole genome shotgun sequence:
- the LOC107612679 gene encoding uncharacterized protein LOC107612679 — protein MDTTHRNEAPMREENEHVAAKFKESLETIVIYLNLQLSLISFFKGQDFFATHPNVGMAMVFFVQLLFFVGLLGTMLGGRVSMKILRWIILVLGGVSSVLVQTMMI, from the exons ATGGATACTACACACAGAAATGAAGCTCCAATGAG GGAGGAAAACGAACATGTGGCTGCTAAGTTCAAAGAATCATTGGAAACCATTGTGATATACCTCAACCTTCAGCTTTCTCTCATTTCCTTCTTCAAAGGTCAAGATTTCTTCGCAACCCACCCCAATGTTGGGATGGCTATGGTTTTCTTTGTTCAGCTCTTGTTCTTTGTGGGGCTTCTGGGAACAATGCTTGGTGGCCGGGTCTCGATGAAGATCCTACGGTGGATCATACTAGTTCTTGGAGGAGTGTCCTCTGTTTTGGTTCAGACTATGATGATATAG